In Zingiber officinale cultivar Zhangliang chromosome 3B, Zo_v1.1, whole genome shotgun sequence, a single window of DNA contains:
- the LOC122055419 gene encoding B3 domain-containing protein Os07g0563300-like isoform X2 yields MSSSAPNPASAAAPSAAKICFNSQCKETVSDHPSRRNKGWCLRSGEIAELCSRCSCAFEQGTFCETFHSGVTGWRNCETCGKRLHCGCIVSAQTYVYLDAGGVECLACANKSVVKGPNQISPPPMLMQHALERRDSPTKTWRSVATPSYGQWRQAPHMWTMTNMQSDLQQRLSYEFDRPCTIERLATGRRHYISAHEKNYEPKRIISRSINSIPQDRYADGNTGENDPNSTNKPVTADPSTSFGFKFEAKPNSSTNLQPLPTNLQPLPTNLRPPSLSKENSSLVIGLPVPFSTLHGASCPINLSAKQSPAQVTSPLSNQFCPSHINEAGLQVQMRNGRTRGDAFPPTQLLPQNWPTITDQKLQEISGDRQTAIIPLFEKMLTASDVARIGRLVLPKKCAEVYFPTISQPEGLPLKVQDTSGRSWTFQFRFWPNNNSRMYVLEGVTPCIQAMQLQAGDTVTFSRIDPEGKLVMGFRKASCSSNEQSEAKIRNLQDPKTHNPGNDFSSPPEADQSTQPIHKDWSIARSPPVPSKRKAKTLGSKNKRLRIENEESMELKLTWEEAQKLLHPPPNSSPSVVVIEGHEFEEYEEAPILGKMSYFTSNQAGSACPQELDSESIADTIPCKTVGSKRSKANAQKDNVQASDRLDTLVSLAISKNLPAFQPTTKHPRHKPGCSCIVCIQPPSGQGPKHKPDCTCNVCLTVRRRFKTLESRREKRQSEKELETSEKQPLTTIRLPKVLPEAGNSNPPSDETASQRATMNVNAETSPLLPIKIPQIDLNIQPERDEEPSTASQADTSTIVSLFETGATRRTQELGEACQTKVRDATVR; encoded by the exons ATGTCTTCGTCTGCTCCTAATCCGGCGTCCGCGGCGGCGCCGTCAGCGGCCAAGATCTGCTTCAACTCCCAATGCAAGGAAACTGTATCGGACCACCCTTCGCGGAGGAATAAAGGGTGGTGCCTACGCTCCGGGGAGATCGCTGAACTCTGCAGCCGCTGCTC ATGCGCATTTGAGCAAGGGACTTTCTGCGAGACGTTTCATTCCGGTGTCACTGGTTGGAGAAACTGTGAGACATGTGGCAAG CGGCTGCATTGCGGTTGTATAGTGTCGGCTCAGACTTATGTTTATCTTGATGCTGGAGGAGTTGAGTGCCTTGCATGCGCCAATAAATCTGTTGTAAAG GGGCCAAATCAGATTTCTCCTCCTCCTATGCTTATGCAACATGCCTTGGAAAGAAGAGATTCACCAACTAAAACCTGGAGATCAGTTGCCACCCCATCTTATGGGCAATGGCGTCAAGCTCCACATATGTGGACTATGACAAATATGCAGTCTGATTTGCAACAAAGACTATCATATGAATTTGATAGACCTTGTACTATTGAAAGGTTGGCAACTGGAAGGCGGCACTATATATCAGCGCATGAAAAAAACTATGAGCCCAAGAGAATAATTTCTAGAAGCATTAATAGCATTCCACAAGATAGATATGCTGATGGGAATACAG GAGAAAATGATCCAAATTCTACAAATAAACCAGtaactgcagacccttcaacgaGTTTTGGATTTAAATTTGAAGCAAAACCAAATTCATCCACCAATTTGCAACCACTACCTACCAATTTGCAACCACTACCTACCAATTTGCGGCCACCATctctttcaaaagaaaattcATCTCTGGTTATCGGGTTACCAGTTCCCTTTTCAACATTGCATGGAGCAAGCTGTCCAATTAATCTTTCAGCAAAGCAGTCACCAGCTCAAGTAACTTCTCCATTATCAAACCAGTTTTGTCCTTCACATATCAATGAAGCTGGATTGCAAGTTCAAATGCGCAATGGAAGAACTAGAGGTGATGCCTTTCCACCGACACAATTACTTCCTCAAAATTGGCCTACAATAACAGATCAAAAGCTTCAAGAAATATCTGGAGA TCGACAAACTGCCATCATTCCCTTGTTTGAAAAGATGCTAACTGCTAGTGATGTTGCTCGGATTGGACGGCTTGTGTTACCCAAGAAATGTGCTGAG GTGTACTTCCCCACAATTTCTCAGCCTGAAGGACTTCCATTAAAAGTACAGGATACAAGTGGAAGGAGTTGGACATTCCAGTTTCGATTTTGGCCTAACAACAACAGCAGGATGTATGTATTGGAGGGGGTTACACCTTGTATTCAGGCAATGCAACTGCAAGCAGGTGACACAG TTACATTTAGTAGGATAGATCCAGAAGGAAAGCTGGTCATGGGATTTAGAAAGGCTTCTTGCAGCTCTAATGAACAG TCCGAAGCCAAAATTCGTAACCTGCAGGATCCTAAAACACATAATCCTGGCAACGATTTCTCATCACCACCAGAAG CAGATCAATCTACCCAGCCTATACATAAGGATTGGTCTATTGCCAGGTCACCACCAGTTCCTAGCAAAAGGAAAGCAAAAACACTTGGCTCAAAGAATAAACGCCTAAGAATCGAAAATGAAGAGTCCATGGAACTGAAATTAACATGGGAAGAAGCTCAAAAGTTGCTCCACCCACCTCCAAATTCTTCTCCTAGTGTCGTCGTTATTGAAGGCCATGAGTTTGAGGAATATGAG GAAGCGCCTATACTCGGGAAGATGTCATACTTCACTTCAAATCAAGCTGG GTCAGCTTGCCCTCAGGAGTTGGACTCAGAGTCAATAGCAGACACGATACCCTGTAAAACAG TTGGTTCCAAGAGGAGCAAGGCAAATGCACAAAAGGACAACGTCCAAGCCTCAGATCGTCTCGACACACTTGTGAGTCTCGCTATCAGCAAAAACCTTCCTGCATTCCAACCAACAACGAAGCACCCTCGGCACAAGCCCGGCTGTTCATGCATCGTCTGCATACAGCCTCCTAGCGGGCAGGGCCCCAAGCACAAGCCGGATTGCACGTGCAACGTCTGCCTCACTGTGAGACGCAGGTTCAAAACACTCGAATCAAGGCGGGAAAAGCGTCAGTCTGAGAAGGAGCTTGAAACTTCAGAGAAGCAACCATTAACAACCATCCGACTGCCCAAGGTTTTACCAGAAGCAGGGAATAGCAATCCTCCAAGTGACGAGACTGCGTCTCAGAGAGCAACGATGAACGTCAACGCGGAAACATCTCCATTGCTGCCCATCAAGATTCCCCAGATTGATTTGAACATCCAGCCAGAGCGGGACGAAGAGCCATCCACTGCCAGCCAAGCTGACACTAGTACTATAGTGAGCCTTTTCGAGACGGGAGCAACCAGGAGAACACAAGAACTTGGCGAGGCATGTCAAACCAAAGTTAGAGATGCGACTGTTCGGTAG
- the LOC122055419 gene encoding B3 domain-containing protein Os07g0563300-like isoform X5 produces the protein MSSSAPNPASAAAPSAAKICFNSQCKETVSDHPSRRNKGWCLRSGEIAELCSRCSCAFEQGTFCETFHSGVTGWRNCETCGKRLHCGCIVSAQTYVYLDAGGVECLACANKSVVKGPNQISPPPMLMQHALERRDSPTKTWRSVATPSYGQWRQAPHMWTMTNMQSDLQQRLSYEFDRPCTIERLATGRRHYISAHEKNYEPKRIISRSINSIPQDRYADGNTGENDPNSTNKPVTADPSTSFGFKFEAKPNSSTNLQPLPTNLQPLPTNLRPPSLSKENSSLVIGLPVPFSTLHGASCPINLSAKQSPAQVTSPLSNQFCPSHINEAGLQVQMRNGRTRGDAFPPTQLLPQNWPTITDQKLQEISGDRQTAIIPLFEKMLTASDVARIGRLVLPKKCAEVYFPTISQPEGLPLKVQDTSGRSWTFQFRFWPNNNSRMYVLEGVTPCIQAMQLQAGDTVTFSRIDPEGKLVMGFRKASCSSNEQDPKTHNPGNDFSSPPEADQSTQPIHKDWSIARSPPVPSKRKAKTLGSKNKRLRIENEESMELKLTWEEAQKLLHPPPNSSPSVVVIEGHEFEEYEEAPILGKMSYFTSNQAGSACPQELDSESIADTIPCKTVGSKRSKANAQKDNVQASDRLDTLVSLAISKNLPAFQPTTKHPRHKPGCSCIVCIQPPSGQGPKHKPDCTCNVCLTVRRRFKTLESRREKRQSEKELETSEKQPLTTIRLPKVLPEAGNSNPPSDETASQRATMNVNAETSPLLPIKIPQIDLNIQPERDEEPSTASQADTSTIVSLFETGATRRTQELGEACQTKVRDATVR, from the exons ATGTCTTCGTCTGCTCCTAATCCGGCGTCCGCGGCGGCGCCGTCAGCGGCCAAGATCTGCTTCAACTCCCAATGCAAGGAAACTGTATCGGACCACCCTTCGCGGAGGAATAAAGGGTGGTGCCTACGCTCCGGGGAGATCGCTGAACTCTGCAGCCGCTGCTC ATGCGCATTTGAGCAAGGGACTTTCTGCGAGACGTTTCATTCCGGTGTCACTGGTTGGAGAAACTGTGAGACATGTGGCAAG CGGCTGCATTGCGGTTGTATAGTGTCGGCTCAGACTTATGTTTATCTTGATGCTGGAGGAGTTGAGTGCCTTGCATGCGCCAATAAATCTGTTGTAAAG GGGCCAAATCAGATTTCTCCTCCTCCTATGCTTATGCAACATGCCTTGGAAAGAAGAGATTCACCAACTAAAACCTGGAGATCAGTTGCCACCCCATCTTATGGGCAATGGCGTCAAGCTCCACATATGTGGACTATGACAAATATGCAGTCTGATTTGCAACAAAGACTATCATATGAATTTGATAGACCTTGTACTATTGAAAGGTTGGCAACTGGAAGGCGGCACTATATATCAGCGCATGAAAAAAACTATGAGCCCAAGAGAATAATTTCTAGAAGCATTAATAGCATTCCACAAGATAGATATGCTGATGGGAATACAG GAGAAAATGATCCAAATTCTACAAATAAACCAGtaactgcagacccttcaacgaGTTTTGGATTTAAATTTGAAGCAAAACCAAATTCATCCACCAATTTGCAACCACTACCTACCAATTTGCAACCACTACCTACCAATTTGCGGCCACCATctctttcaaaagaaaattcATCTCTGGTTATCGGGTTACCAGTTCCCTTTTCAACATTGCATGGAGCAAGCTGTCCAATTAATCTTTCAGCAAAGCAGTCACCAGCTCAAGTAACTTCTCCATTATCAAACCAGTTTTGTCCTTCACATATCAATGAAGCTGGATTGCAAGTTCAAATGCGCAATGGAAGAACTAGAGGTGATGCCTTTCCACCGACACAATTACTTCCTCAAAATTGGCCTACAATAACAGATCAAAAGCTTCAAGAAATATCTGGAGA TCGACAAACTGCCATCATTCCCTTGTTTGAAAAGATGCTAACTGCTAGTGATGTTGCTCGGATTGGACGGCTTGTGTTACCCAAGAAATGTGCTGAG GTGTACTTCCCCACAATTTCTCAGCCTGAAGGACTTCCATTAAAAGTACAGGATACAAGTGGAAGGAGTTGGACATTCCAGTTTCGATTTTGGCCTAACAACAACAGCAGGATGTATGTATTGGAGGGGGTTACACCTTGTATTCAGGCAATGCAACTGCAAGCAGGTGACACAG TTACATTTAGTAGGATAGATCCAGAAGGAAAGCTGGTCATGGGATTTAGAAAGGCTTCTTGCAGCTCTAATGAACAG GATCCTAAAACACATAATCCTGGCAACGATTTCTCATCACCACCAGAAG CAGATCAATCTACCCAGCCTATACATAAGGATTGGTCTATTGCCAGGTCACCACCAGTTCCTAGCAAAAGGAAAGCAAAAACACTTGGCTCAAAGAATAAACGCCTAAGAATCGAAAATGAAGAGTCCATGGAACTGAAATTAACATGGGAAGAAGCTCAAAAGTTGCTCCACCCACCTCCAAATTCTTCTCCTAGTGTCGTCGTTATTGAAGGCCATGAGTTTGAGGAATATGAG GAAGCGCCTATACTCGGGAAGATGTCATACTTCACTTCAAATCAAGCTGG GTCAGCTTGCCCTCAGGAGTTGGACTCAGAGTCAATAGCAGACACGATACCCTGTAAAACAG TTGGTTCCAAGAGGAGCAAGGCAAATGCACAAAAGGACAACGTCCAAGCCTCAGATCGTCTCGACACACTTGTGAGTCTCGCTATCAGCAAAAACCTTCCTGCATTCCAACCAACAACGAAGCACCCTCGGCACAAGCCCGGCTGTTCATGCATCGTCTGCATACAGCCTCCTAGCGGGCAGGGCCCCAAGCACAAGCCGGATTGCACGTGCAACGTCTGCCTCACTGTGAGACGCAGGTTCAAAACACTCGAATCAAGGCGGGAAAAGCGTCAGTCTGAGAAGGAGCTTGAAACTTCAGAGAAGCAACCATTAACAACCATCCGACTGCCCAAGGTTTTACCAGAAGCAGGGAATAGCAATCCTCCAAGTGACGAGACTGCGTCTCAGAGAGCAACGATGAACGTCAACGCGGAAACATCTCCATTGCTGCCCATCAAGATTCCCCAGATTGATTTGAACATCCAGCCAGAGCGGGACGAAGAGCCATCCACTGCCAGCCAAGCTGACACTAGTACTATAGTGAGCCTTTTCGAGACGGGAGCAACCAGGAGAACACAAGAACTTGGCGAGGCATGTCAAACCAAAGTTAGAGATGCGACTGTTCGGTAG
- the LOC122055419 gene encoding B3 domain-containing protein Os07g0563300-like isoform X3, translated as MSSSAPNPASAAAPSAAKICFNSQCKETVSDHPSRRNKGWCLRSGEIAELCSRCSCAFEQGTFCETFHSGVTGWRNCETCGKRLHCGCIVSAQTYVYLDAGGVECLACANKSVVKGPNQISPPPMLMQHALERRDSPTKTWRSVATPSYGQWRQAPHMWTMTNMQSDLQQRLSYEFDRPCTIERLATGRRHYISAHEKNYEPKRIISRSINSIPQDRYADGNTGENDPNSTNKPVTADPSTSFGFKFEAKPNSSTNLQPLPTNLQPLPTNLRPPSLSKENSSLVIGLPVPFSTLHGASCPINLSAKQSPAQVTSPLSNQFCPSHINEAGLQVQMRNGRTRGDAFPPTQLLPQNWPTITDQKLQEISGDRQTAIIPLFEKMLTASDVARIGRLVLPKKCAEVYFPTISQPEGLPLKVQDTSGRSWTFQFRFWPNNNSRMYVLEGVTPCIQAMQLQAGDTVTFSRIDPEGKLVMGFRKASCSSNEQSEAKIRNLQDPKTHNPGNDFSSPPEDQSTQPIHKDWSIARSPPVPSKRKAKTLGSKNKRLRIENEESMELKLTWEEAQKLLHPPPNSSPSVVVIEGHEFEEYEEAPILGKMSYFTSNQAGSACPQELDSESIADTIPCKTVGSKRSKANAQKDNVQASDRLDTLVSLAISKNLPAFQPTTKHPRHKPGCSCIVCIQPPSGQGPKHKPDCTCNVCLTVRRRFKTLESRREKRQSEKELETSEKQPLTTIRLPKVLPEAGNSNPPSDETASQRATMNVNAETSPLLPIKIPQIDLNIQPERDEEPSTASQADTSTIVSLFETGATRRTQELGEACQTKVRDATVR; from the exons ATGTCTTCGTCTGCTCCTAATCCGGCGTCCGCGGCGGCGCCGTCAGCGGCCAAGATCTGCTTCAACTCCCAATGCAAGGAAACTGTATCGGACCACCCTTCGCGGAGGAATAAAGGGTGGTGCCTACGCTCCGGGGAGATCGCTGAACTCTGCAGCCGCTGCTC ATGCGCATTTGAGCAAGGGACTTTCTGCGAGACGTTTCATTCCGGTGTCACTGGTTGGAGAAACTGTGAGACATGTGGCAAG CGGCTGCATTGCGGTTGTATAGTGTCGGCTCAGACTTATGTTTATCTTGATGCTGGAGGAGTTGAGTGCCTTGCATGCGCCAATAAATCTGTTGTAAAG GGGCCAAATCAGATTTCTCCTCCTCCTATGCTTATGCAACATGCCTTGGAAAGAAGAGATTCACCAACTAAAACCTGGAGATCAGTTGCCACCCCATCTTATGGGCAATGGCGTCAAGCTCCACATATGTGGACTATGACAAATATGCAGTCTGATTTGCAACAAAGACTATCATATGAATTTGATAGACCTTGTACTATTGAAAGGTTGGCAACTGGAAGGCGGCACTATATATCAGCGCATGAAAAAAACTATGAGCCCAAGAGAATAATTTCTAGAAGCATTAATAGCATTCCACAAGATAGATATGCTGATGGGAATACAG GAGAAAATGATCCAAATTCTACAAATAAACCAGtaactgcagacccttcaacgaGTTTTGGATTTAAATTTGAAGCAAAACCAAATTCATCCACCAATTTGCAACCACTACCTACCAATTTGCAACCACTACCTACCAATTTGCGGCCACCATctctttcaaaagaaaattcATCTCTGGTTATCGGGTTACCAGTTCCCTTTTCAACATTGCATGGAGCAAGCTGTCCAATTAATCTTTCAGCAAAGCAGTCACCAGCTCAAGTAACTTCTCCATTATCAAACCAGTTTTGTCCTTCACATATCAATGAAGCTGGATTGCAAGTTCAAATGCGCAATGGAAGAACTAGAGGTGATGCCTTTCCACCGACACAATTACTTCCTCAAAATTGGCCTACAATAACAGATCAAAAGCTTCAAGAAATATCTGGAGA TCGACAAACTGCCATCATTCCCTTGTTTGAAAAGATGCTAACTGCTAGTGATGTTGCTCGGATTGGACGGCTTGTGTTACCCAAGAAATGTGCTGAG GTGTACTTCCCCACAATTTCTCAGCCTGAAGGACTTCCATTAAAAGTACAGGATACAAGTGGAAGGAGTTGGACATTCCAGTTTCGATTTTGGCCTAACAACAACAGCAGGATGTATGTATTGGAGGGGGTTACACCTTGTATTCAGGCAATGCAACTGCAAGCAGGTGACACAG TTACATTTAGTAGGATAGATCCAGAAGGAAAGCTGGTCATGGGATTTAGAAAGGCTTCTTGCAGCTCTAATGAACAG TCCGAAGCCAAAATTCGTAACCTGCAGGATCCTAAAACACATAATCCTGGCAACGATTTCTCATCACCACCAGAAG ATCAATCTACCCAGCCTATACATAAGGATTGGTCTATTGCCAGGTCACCACCAGTTCCTAGCAAAAGGAAAGCAAAAACACTTGGCTCAAAGAATAAACGCCTAAGAATCGAAAATGAAGAGTCCATGGAACTGAAATTAACATGGGAAGAAGCTCAAAAGTTGCTCCACCCACCTCCAAATTCTTCTCCTAGTGTCGTCGTTATTGAAGGCCATGAGTTTGAGGAATATGAG GAAGCGCCTATACTCGGGAAGATGTCATACTTCACTTCAAATCAAGCTGG GTCAGCTTGCCCTCAGGAGTTGGACTCAGAGTCAATAGCAGACACGATACCCTGTAAAACAG TTGGTTCCAAGAGGAGCAAGGCAAATGCACAAAAGGACAACGTCCAAGCCTCAGATCGTCTCGACACACTTGTGAGTCTCGCTATCAGCAAAAACCTTCCTGCATTCCAACCAACAACGAAGCACCCTCGGCACAAGCCCGGCTGTTCATGCATCGTCTGCATACAGCCTCCTAGCGGGCAGGGCCCCAAGCACAAGCCGGATTGCACGTGCAACGTCTGCCTCACTGTGAGACGCAGGTTCAAAACACTCGAATCAAGGCGGGAAAAGCGTCAGTCTGAGAAGGAGCTTGAAACTTCAGAGAAGCAACCATTAACAACCATCCGACTGCCCAAGGTTTTACCAGAAGCAGGGAATAGCAATCCTCCAAGTGACGAGACTGCGTCTCAGAGAGCAACGATGAACGTCAACGCGGAAACATCTCCATTGCTGCCCATCAAGATTCCCCAGATTGATTTGAACATCCAGCCAGAGCGGGACGAAGAGCCATCCACTGCCAGCCAAGCTGACACTAGTACTATAGTGAGCCTTTTCGAGACGGGAGCAACCAGGAGAACACAAGAACTTGGCGAGGCATGTCAAACCAAAGTTAGAGATGCGACTGTTCGGTAG
- the LOC122055419 gene encoding B3 domain-containing protein Os07g0563300-like isoform X4 codes for MSSSAPNPASAAAPSAAKICFNSQCKETVSDHPSRRNKGWCLRSGEIAELCSRCSCAFEQGTFCETFHSGVTGWRNCETCGKRLHCGCIVSAQTYVYLDAGGVECLACANKSVVKGPNQISPPPMLMQHALERRDSPTKTWRSVATPSYGQWRQAPHMWTMTNMQSDLQQRLSYEFDRPCTIERLATGRRHYISAHEKNYEPKRIISRSINSIPQDRYADGNTGENDPNSTNKPVTADPSTSFGFKFEAKPNSSTNLQPLPTNLQPLPTNLRPPSLSKENSSLVIGLPVPFSTLHGASCPINLSAKQSPAQVTSPLSNQFCPSHINEAGLQVQMRNGRTRGDAFPPTQLLPQNWPTITDQKLQEISGDRQTAIIPLFEKMLTASDVARIGRLVLPKKCAEVYFPTISQPEGLPLKVQDTSGRSWTFQFRFWPNNNSRMYVLEGVTPCIQAMQLQAGDTVTFSRIDPEGKLVMGFRKASCSSNEQDPKTHNPGNDFSSPPEDLDNAADQSTQPIHKDWSIARSPPVPSKRKAKTLGSKNKRLRIENEESMELKLTWEEAQKLLHPPPNSSPSVVVIEGHEFEEYEEAPILGKMSYFTSNQAGSACPQELDSESIADTIPCKTVGSKRSKANAQKDNVQASDRLDTLVSLAISKNLPAFQPTTKHPRHKPGCSCIVCIQPPSGQGPKHKPDCTCNVCLTVRRRFKTLESRREKRQSEKELETSEKQPLTTIRLPKVLPEAGNSNPPSDETASQRATMNVNAETSPLLPIKIPQIDLNIQPERDEEPSTASQADTSTIVSLFETGATRRTQELGEACQTKVRDATVR; via the exons ATGTCTTCGTCTGCTCCTAATCCGGCGTCCGCGGCGGCGCCGTCAGCGGCCAAGATCTGCTTCAACTCCCAATGCAAGGAAACTGTATCGGACCACCCTTCGCGGAGGAATAAAGGGTGGTGCCTACGCTCCGGGGAGATCGCTGAACTCTGCAGCCGCTGCTC ATGCGCATTTGAGCAAGGGACTTTCTGCGAGACGTTTCATTCCGGTGTCACTGGTTGGAGAAACTGTGAGACATGTGGCAAG CGGCTGCATTGCGGTTGTATAGTGTCGGCTCAGACTTATGTTTATCTTGATGCTGGAGGAGTTGAGTGCCTTGCATGCGCCAATAAATCTGTTGTAAAG GGGCCAAATCAGATTTCTCCTCCTCCTATGCTTATGCAACATGCCTTGGAAAGAAGAGATTCACCAACTAAAACCTGGAGATCAGTTGCCACCCCATCTTATGGGCAATGGCGTCAAGCTCCACATATGTGGACTATGACAAATATGCAGTCTGATTTGCAACAAAGACTATCATATGAATTTGATAGACCTTGTACTATTGAAAGGTTGGCAACTGGAAGGCGGCACTATATATCAGCGCATGAAAAAAACTATGAGCCCAAGAGAATAATTTCTAGAAGCATTAATAGCATTCCACAAGATAGATATGCTGATGGGAATACAG GAGAAAATGATCCAAATTCTACAAATAAACCAGtaactgcagacccttcaacgaGTTTTGGATTTAAATTTGAAGCAAAACCAAATTCATCCACCAATTTGCAACCACTACCTACCAATTTGCAACCACTACCTACCAATTTGCGGCCACCATctctttcaaaagaaaattcATCTCTGGTTATCGGGTTACCAGTTCCCTTTTCAACATTGCATGGAGCAAGCTGTCCAATTAATCTTTCAGCAAAGCAGTCACCAGCTCAAGTAACTTCTCCATTATCAAACCAGTTTTGTCCTTCACATATCAATGAAGCTGGATTGCAAGTTCAAATGCGCAATGGAAGAACTAGAGGTGATGCCTTTCCACCGACACAATTACTTCCTCAAAATTGGCCTACAATAACAGATCAAAAGCTTCAAGAAATATCTGGAGA TCGACAAACTGCCATCATTCCCTTGTTTGAAAAGATGCTAACTGCTAGTGATGTTGCTCGGATTGGACGGCTTGTGTTACCCAAGAAATGTGCTGAG GTGTACTTCCCCACAATTTCTCAGCCTGAAGGACTTCCATTAAAAGTACAGGATACAAGTGGAAGGAGTTGGACATTCCAGTTTCGATTTTGGCCTAACAACAACAGCAGGATGTATGTATTGGAGGGGGTTACACCTTGTATTCAGGCAATGCAACTGCAAGCAGGTGACACAG TTACATTTAGTAGGATAGATCCAGAAGGAAAGCTGGTCATGGGATTTAGAAAGGCTTCTTGCAGCTCTAATGAACAG GATCCTAAAACACATAATCCTGGCAACGATTTCTCATCACCACCAGAAG ATTTGGACAATGCAGCAGATCAATCTACCCAGCCTATACATAAGGATTGGTCTATTGCCAGGTCACCACCAGTTCCTAGCAAAAGGAAAGCAAAAACACTTGGCTCAAAGAATAAACGCCTAAGAATCGAAAATGAAGAGTCCATGGAACTGAAATTAACATGGGAAGAAGCTCAAAAGTTGCTCCACCCACCTCCAAATTCTTCTCCTAGTGTCGTCGTTATTGAAGGCCATGAGTTTGAGGAATATGAG GAAGCGCCTATACTCGGGAAGATGTCATACTTCACTTCAAATCAAGCTGG GTCAGCTTGCCCTCAGGAGTTGGACTCAGAGTCAATAGCAGACACGATACCCTGTAAAACAG TTGGTTCCAAGAGGAGCAAGGCAAATGCACAAAAGGACAACGTCCAAGCCTCAGATCGTCTCGACACACTTGTGAGTCTCGCTATCAGCAAAAACCTTCCTGCATTCCAACCAACAACGAAGCACCCTCGGCACAAGCCCGGCTGTTCATGCATCGTCTGCATACAGCCTCCTAGCGGGCAGGGCCCCAAGCACAAGCCGGATTGCACGTGCAACGTCTGCCTCACTGTGAGACGCAGGTTCAAAACACTCGAATCAAGGCGGGAAAAGCGTCAGTCTGAGAAGGAGCTTGAAACTTCAGAGAAGCAACCATTAACAACCATCCGACTGCCCAAGGTTTTACCAGAAGCAGGGAATAGCAATCCTCCAAGTGACGAGACTGCGTCTCAGAGAGCAACGATGAACGTCAACGCGGAAACATCTCCATTGCTGCCCATCAAGATTCCCCAGATTGATTTGAACATCCAGCCAGAGCGGGACGAAGAGCCATCCACTGCCAGCCAAGCTGACACTAGTACTATAGTGAGCCTTTTCGAGACGGGAGCAACCAGGAGAACACAAGAACTTGGCGAGGCATGTCAAACCAAAGTTAGAGATGCGACTGTTCGGTAG